Proteins from a single region of Scleropages formosus chromosome 22, fSclFor1.1, whole genome shotgun sequence:
- the setd5 gene encoding histone-lysine N-methyltransferase SETD5 isoform X1: MSIVIALGVTTPETSYSDMAAGSDPESVEASPAVNEKTYSNHSCGSAQNHGYRGLPYAMQQSCVVCCQDHNYGAPPPPTPPASPLSHTIIPRVELSDVMCSDLVDDNTADSDSSSDEDEDVGVPSWCPCSLTQDGFLIKCDSCRGLERRKGVDAQRRKPENVSVGDSSATESGDEEVSPSTVSYTATQHTPTSITLTVNRVKRSKPKKRKKSTEKAQGTPKPKKIKAFREGSRKSMRMKNSTTEASTLDENTEEGWESKIRQWTDQYEEALANQYSADVQTLLQLHREGKTSTAATMDNINRTELACNNTVVGSQMQLQLGRVTRVQKHRKILRAARDLETDTLIIEYRGKVMLKQQFEVNGHFFKKPYPFVLFYSKFNEVEMCVDARTFGNDARFIRRSCTPNAEVRHMIADGMIHLCIYAVTRITKDSEVTIGFDYEFNSCNYKVDCACHKGNQNCPVQKHNLNPPEQLLRPPSLPVQVGAETRRRKARRKELEAGVLCSISDESSQPPEETRGGSMGASDAEEGLCDGLKMDDGEEAELDENGALIQSRRTREERKAEAIMQVFENLEKRRKRGSQIQDRSQGSGTGVEESKQEDAELGDSTAPLAGTVPMPTGVGVSTRRASYFTEAPPEVEKVQVAPPAPKPPPARSSKPRPKSRISRYRSSSSQRARRQRQALAQQAADQVPSMTEEGAVGTPGSELGVGEGVLAGGQPADIDGLAGAAIGAPGNKAGLRYPKTKKYLVTEWLNDKVLEKPECPVERPLRITTDPTVLATTLNMLPGLSHSPLICTTPKHYVRFGSPFTPERRRRPVIVDGSYGSFKKRWIKQAQDESLNSSCVEGGLQSSSSHQSNSSSSASSPFKAEISAPFKKRKCKYSWEPLVVPQEELLRPLSPITPPLPCNPPQPLLILSSTDERHNGYSLNYSPLPSLPTSRCNTPLQFENISSPEASPVHRPESLSPEPCLRPDLDGPRAALPDLSLPSSLESPAATEDAPTVVQESFGVAPLLAEAQLREQSFRTEFNLIYTCSPLNSNMGEGLSGRRLSQSEGGFSPAESFRSSAGGQGLLLEAGSRPLSPYMEPHYMESGTSPHPSNPPQKKKRANLHTISLLTGKPDYQALSVRSEYKTVQNMVSLLEYRKRKQGAKEPEGGGNTSNPEPPSGLRSPHSCFSSPAHPSIPQVEEVSPPDRSMVSHSRPQDSTSHWMVPTSVERLREGQGVLERVLRGSLKMERVLKRVEAGADKESELNDAESFEAQVVSRAQVSPVKSPQRYSHSPSMYPHQLQSHLSETHQKTEPAAFLQQSASSPFRGSYSPSTPSPGQGYYSRLSSRPLPQDLSQQQSPNPAPSYPNHPSSVDLTLCGTPGKTGGAQQHHHHQLCSSGGTTTGVDGSQFYSGSHLKPSMSNSGLTTSATSVPRSLSLPQISTKTDTIATTGNPLSHASRLSQQPKAQTLSPESSGQTMLQTGARLLPTSGSQHYAQRGTPISQFQHPQIQGSGVRTQTGSY; encoded by the exons ATGAGCATAGTAATCGCGCTGGGAGTCACCACACCTGAAACGTCCTACTCAGACATGGCTGCTGGATCAGA CCCTGAGTCGGTGGAAGCAAGTCCTGCTGTGAATGAGAAGACCTACTCCAACCACAGCTGTGGAAGTGCTCAGAACCATGGTTACCGGGGACTGCCCTATGCT ATGCAACAGTCTTGCGTTGTGTGTTGTCAGGACCACAACTATGGTGCACCCCCTCCTCCGACCCCACCCGCATCCCCACTGTCCCACACGATCATCCCCCGCGTGGAACTCAGTGACGTCATGTGCTCTGACCTTGTGGATGATAACACGGCTGATAGTGACAGCTCCTCTGACGAAGATGAGGATGTAGGTGTGCCAAGTTGGTGCCCCTGCAGCCTGACACAAGATGGCTTCCTTATTAAGTGCGACAGTTGTAG GGGCTTGGAGAGGAGGAAAGGGGTTGATGCTCAGCGAAGGAAACCAGAAAATGTGTCCG TTGGGGACAGCAGTGCGACAGAGAGTGGCGATGAAGAAGTCTCTCCATCCACGGTGTCTTACACAGCCACCCAGCACACACCCACCAGTATCACCCTCACTGTCAATCGTGTTAAGAGGAGCAAGCccaagaagaggaaaaagagtACAGAGAAAGCACAGGGAACACCAAAACCCAAAAAAATCAAG GCCTTCAGAGAGGGTTCTAGGAAGTCCATGAGGATGAAG AACTCAACGACGGAAGCAAGCACGCTAGACGAGAACACAGAGGAGGGCTGGGAGTCCAAGATCCGCCAGTGGACAGACCAGTACGAGGAGGCCTTGGCCAACCAATACAGTGCAGATGTTCAGACACTGCTCCAGCTGCATCGTGAAGGCAAAACGTCCACAGCCGCTACCATGGACAACATCAACCGGACAGAGCTGGCCTGTAACAACACTGTTGTCGGTTCACAGATGCAG TTACAGCTGGGAAGGGTCACACGTGTACAGAAGCACAGAAAGATTCTGCGTGCTGCTCGGGACTTGGAGACGGACACTCTTATCATTGAGTATCGGGGCAAAGtcatgctgaaacagcagttTGAGGTCAATGGACACTTCTTCAAAAA GCCCTACCCCTTTGTGCTGTTCTACTCAAAGTTCAATGAAGTAGAGATGTGTGTTGATGCACGGACGTTTGGCAATGATGCACGCTTCATCAGGAGGTCGTGTACACCCAACGCTGAG GTTCGACACATGATTGCTGATGGCATGATCCATTTGTGCATCTATGCAGTTACTCGTATCACAAAGGACTCAGAAGTCACCATTGGCTTTGATTATGAGTTCAATAGCTG CAACTACAAAGTGGACTGTGCCTGCCACAAAGGGAACCAGAACTGTCCCGTGCAGAAACACAACCTGAACCCACCCGAACAGCTGCTGCGTCCCCCCTCATTGCCCGTGCAGGTGGGGGCCGAGACACGCAGGCGGAAAGCACGACGGAAAGAGCTGGAAGCAGGGGTCCTGTGCAGCATATCTGACGAAAGTAGCCAACCCCCTGAGGAAACCCGGGGGGGTAGCATGGGAGCCAGTGATGCAgag GAGGGGCTCTGTGACGGGTTGAAAATGGACGATGGGGAAGAGGCAGAACTTGACGAAAATGGTGCTTTAATCCAGAGTAGACGG ACCCGTGAGGAGCGCAAGGCTGAGGCAATCATGCAGGTGTTTGAAAAtttggagaagaggaggaagagaggcTCACAGATCCAGGACAGAAGCCAGGGTTCTGGGACAGGAGTGGAGGAATCCAAGCAGGAGGATGCTGAACTAGGGGACAGCACAGCCCCTCTGGCTGGGACAGTCCCCATGCCAACTGGAGTGGGTGTTAGCACAAGGCGTGCTTCCTACTTTACT GAAGCTCCTCCAGAAGTTGAAAAAGTTCAGGTTGCCCCTCCtgcccccaaaccccccccagcCAGGTCATCCAAGCCTCGACCCAAGAGCCGCATATCCCGGTATCGATCAAGCTCATCACAGAGGGCCAGGCGCCAGCGGCAGGCTCTGGCCCAACAAGCTGCAGACCAAGTCCCCAGTATGACTGAGGAAGGTGCAGTTGGTACCCCTGGAAGTGAGCTGGGAGTGGGCGAAGGAGTGCTTGCTGGGGGACAGCCTGCTGACATAGATGGTCTGGCAGGGGCAGCAATAGGAGCTCCGGGCAACAAGGCTGGCCTTCGATATCCTAAAACCAAGAAG taccttgtgacagagtggttGAACGACAAGGTGCTGGAGAAACCAGAGTGCCCTGTGGAGCGGCCCCTACGCATCACCACAGATCCCACGGTGCTGGCCACCACCCTCAACATGCTGCCTGGCCTTTCACACTCACCCCTTATTTGCACCACCCCCAAACACTACGTGCGCTTTGGTTCACCGTTCACCCCGGAGAGACGCCGGCGTCCTGTTATTGTGGACGGATCCTATGGTTCGTTCAAGAAG CGATGGATCAAGCAGGCTCAGGACGAGAGTTTGAATTCATCCTGCGTTGAGGGTGGGTTGCAATCCAGCTCATCACAccaaagcaacagcagcagcagtgcttcCAGCCCCTTCAAAGCTG AAATATCAGCACCTTTCAAGAAGCGGAAATGCAAGTACTCCTGGGAGCCGCTGGTCGTGCcacaggaggagctgctgagGCCTTTGTCCCCCATCACACCACCCCTACCTTGCAACCCCCCACAGCCGTTGCTCATCCTGAGCTCCACTGATGAGAGGCACAATGGCTACAGCTTGAATTACTCTCCTCTCCCATCTCTGCCCACCAGTCGCTGCAACACGCCACTGCAGTTTGAG AATATCTCATCCCCTGAGGCATCCCCCGTGCACAGGCCAGAGTCATTGTCACCTGAG CCGTGCTTGCGCCCAGACCTGGACGGGCCACGTGCGGCACTGCCTGACCTCTCCCTTCCCTCCAGCTTGGAGAGCCCCGCAGCAACAGAGGATGCCCCCACAGTTGTACAGGAATCTTTTGGGGTAGCCCCTTTGTTGGCAGAGGCTCAGCTTCGGGAGCAGTCATTCCGGACAGAGTTCAACCTCATTTACACCTGCTCTCCCCTCAACTCCAACATGGGCGAGGGCCTTAGTGGGAGGCGCCTCTCACAGTCTGAGGGTGGCTTCTCTCCTGCAGAGTCCTTCCGGAGTTCTGCAGGTGGCCAAGGATTGCTGTTAGAGGCAGGATCAAGGCCTCTGTCACCATACATGGAGCCACACTACATGGAGAGTGGAACATCCCCACACCCTAGCAATCCCCCACAAAAGAAGAAG AGGGCCAACCTGCATACCATTAGTCTGCTGACAGGAAAGCCAGATTACCAGGCTTTATCTGTAAGAAGTGAATACAAGACAGTGCAGAATATG GTGTCCCTGCTAGAGTACCGCAAGAGGAAGCAGGGTGCCAAGGAACCAGAGGGTGGAGGTAATACCAGCAACCCAGAGCCTCCCAGCGGCCTCCGCTCCCCCCATAGCTGTTTCTCCTCCCCTGCCCACCCTTCCAtcccccaggtggaggaggtgaGTCCTCCAGACCGTAGTATGGTGTCCCACTCAAGGCCTCAGGACAGCACCAGCCATTG GATGGTTCCTACCTCCGTGGAGCGGCTGCGGGAAGGACAGGGGGTGCTGGAGCGAGTGCTGAGGGGCAGTCTCAAAATGGAGCGTGTGCTGAAGCGTGTGGAGGCTGGCGCTGATAAGGAGTCTG AACTCAATGATGCAGAGAGTTTTGAAGCCCAGGTAGTGTCACGTGCCCAAGTGTCTCCTGTGAAAAGCCCCCAGAGGTACAGCCACAGTCCCTCCATGTATCCCCATCAG CTGCAGTCACACCTATCAGAGACTCATCAGAAAACGGAACCTGCGGCCTTTCTGCAGCAGAGCGCCTCATCACCCTTCCGTGGGTCCTACAGCCCCTCAACCCCTTCCCCTGGTCAGGGGTACTACTCCCGCTTATCCTCACGTCCTCTGCCTCAGGACCTCTCCCAGCAACAGTCACCAAATCCAGCCCCCTCCTATCCAAACCATCCCTCATCTGTGGACTTGACATTATGTGGAACCCCTGGAAAGACTGGTGGTGCCCAGCAGCATCACCATCACCAGTTGTGCAGCAGTGGTGGCACTACCACTGGAGTGGACGGATCCCAGTTTTACAGCGGGAGCCACCTCAAACCCAGCATGTCGAACAGCGGACTGACTACGTCAGCCACCTCAGTCCCTAGGTCACTCTCGCTCCCCCAAATCAGCACCAAAACGGATACTATTGCCACCACAGGAAATCCATTGTCCCATGCCTCCAGGCTGTCCCAGCAGCCCAAGGCGCAGACCTTAAGCCCAGAGAGTTCTGGGCAAACGATGCTGCAGACGGGGGCACGGCTGTTGCCGACGTCCGGCTCCCAGCACTATGCGCAGCGTGGGACGCCCATCAGCCAGTTTCAGCATCCTCAAATCCAGGGTTCAGGAGTAAGGACACAGACGGGAAGCTACTAG
- the setd5 gene encoding histone-lysine N-methyltransferase SETD5 isoform X2, whose amino-acid sequence MSIVIALGVTTPETSYSDMAAGSDPESVEASPAVNEKTYSNHSCGSAQNHGYRGLPYAMQQSCVVCCQDHNYGAPPPPTPPASPLSHTIIPRVELSDVMCSDLVDDNTADSDSSSDEDEDVGVPSWCPCSLTQDGFLIKCDSCRGLERRKGVDAQRRKPENVSVGDSSATESGDEEVSPSTVSYTATQHTPTSITLTVNRVKRSKPKKRKKSTEKAQGTPKPKKIKAFREGSRKSMRMKNSTTEASTLDENTEEGWESKIRQWTDQYEEALANQYSADVQTLLQLHREGKTSTAATMDNINRTELACNNTVVGSQMQLQLGRVTRVQKHRKILRAARDLETDTLIIEYRGKVMLKQQFEVNGHFFKKPYPFVLFYSKFNEVEMCVDARTFGNDARFIRRSCTPNAEVRHMIADGMIHLCIYAVTRITKDSEVTIGFDYEFNSCNYKVDCACHKGNQNCPVQKHNLNPPEQLLRPPSLPVQVGAETRRRKARRKELEAGVLCSISDESSQPPEETRGGSMGASDAEEGLCDGLKMDDGEEAELDENGALIQSRRTREERKAEAIMQVFENLEKRRKRGSQIQDRSQGSGTGVEESKQEDAELGDSTAPLAGTVPMPTGVGVSTRRASYFTEAPPEVEKVQVAPPAPKPPPARSSKPRPKSRISRYRSSSSQRARRQRQALAQQAADQVPSMTEEGAVGTPGSELGVGEGVLAGGQPADIDGLAGAAIGAPGNKAGLRYPKTKKYLVTEWLNDKVLEKPECPVERPLRITTDPTVLATTLNMLPGLSHSPLICTTPKHYVRFGSPFTPERRRRPVIVDGSYGSFKKRWIKQAQDESLNSSCVEGGLQSSSSHQSNSSSSASSPFKAEISAPFKKRKCKYSWEPLVVPQEELLRPLSPITPPLPCNPPQPLLILSSTDERHNGYSLNYSPLPSLPTSRCNTPLQFENISSPEASPVHRPESLSPEPCLRPDLDGPRAALPDLSLPSSLESPAATEDAPTVVQESFGVAPLLAEAQLREQSFRTEFNLIYTCSPLNSNMGEGLSGRRLSQSEGGFSPAESFRSSAGGQGLLLEAGSRPLSPYMEPHYMESGTSPHPSNPPQKKKRANLHTISLLTGKPDYQALSVRSEYKTVQNMVSLLEYRKRKQGAKEPEGGGNTSNPEPPSGLRSPHSCFSSPAHPSIPQVEEVSPPDRSMVSHSRPQDSTSHWMVPTSVERLREGQGVLERVLRGSLKMERVLKRVEAGADKESELNDAESFEAQVVSRAQVSPVKSPQRYSHSPSMYPHQSHLSETHQKTEPAAFLQQSASSPFRGSYSPSTPSPGQGYYSRLSSRPLPQDLSQQQSPNPAPSYPNHPSSVDLTLCGTPGKTGGAQQHHHHQLCSSGGTTTGVDGSQFYSGSHLKPSMSNSGLTTSATSVPRSLSLPQISTKTDTIATTGNPLSHASRLSQQPKAQTLSPESSGQTMLQTGARLLPTSGSQHYAQRGTPISQFQHPQIQGSGVRTQTGSY is encoded by the exons ATGAGCATAGTAATCGCGCTGGGAGTCACCACACCTGAAACGTCCTACTCAGACATGGCTGCTGGATCAGA CCCTGAGTCGGTGGAAGCAAGTCCTGCTGTGAATGAGAAGACCTACTCCAACCACAGCTGTGGAAGTGCTCAGAACCATGGTTACCGGGGACTGCCCTATGCT ATGCAACAGTCTTGCGTTGTGTGTTGTCAGGACCACAACTATGGTGCACCCCCTCCTCCGACCCCACCCGCATCCCCACTGTCCCACACGATCATCCCCCGCGTGGAACTCAGTGACGTCATGTGCTCTGACCTTGTGGATGATAACACGGCTGATAGTGACAGCTCCTCTGACGAAGATGAGGATGTAGGTGTGCCAAGTTGGTGCCCCTGCAGCCTGACACAAGATGGCTTCCTTATTAAGTGCGACAGTTGTAG GGGCTTGGAGAGGAGGAAAGGGGTTGATGCTCAGCGAAGGAAACCAGAAAATGTGTCCG TTGGGGACAGCAGTGCGACAGAGAGTGGCGATGAAGAAGTCTCTCCATCCACGGTGTCTTACACAGCCACCCAGCACACACCCACCAGTATCACCCTCACTGTCAATCGTGTTAAGAGGAGCAAGCccaagaagaggaaaaagagtACAGAGAAAGCACAGGGAACACCAAAACCCAAAAAAATCAAG GCCTTCAGAGAGGGTTCTAGGAAGTCCATGAGGATGAAG AACTCAACGACGGAAGCAAGCACGCTAGACGAGAACACAGAGGAGGGCTGGGAGTCCAAGATCCGCCAGTGGACAGACCAGTACGAGGAGGCCTTGGCCAACCAATACAGTGCAGATGTTCAGACACTGCTCCAGCTGCATCGTGAAGGCAAAACGTCCACAGCCGCTACCATGGACAACATCAACCGGACAGAGCTGGCCTGTAACAACACTGTTGTCGGTTCACAGATGCAG TTACAGCTGGGAAGGGTCACACGTGTACAGAAGCACAGAAAGATTCTGCGTGCTGCTCGGGACTTGGAGACGGACACTCTTATCATTGAGTATCGGGGCAAAGtcatgctgaaacagcagttTGAGGTCAATGGACACTTCTTCAAAAA GCCCTACCCCTTTGTGCTGTTCTACTCAAAGTTCAATGAAGTAGAGATGTGTGTTGATGCACGGACGTTTGGCAATGATGCACGCTTCATCAGGAGGTCGTGTACACCCAACGCTGAG GTTCGACACATGATTGCTGATGGCATGATCCATTTGTGCATCTATGCAGTTACTCGTATCACAAAGGACTCAGAAGTCACCATTGGCTTTGATTATGAGTTCAATAGCTG CAACTACAAAGTGGACTGTGCCTGCCACAAAGGGAACCAGAACTGTCCCGTGCAGAAACACAACCTGAACCCACCCGAACAGCTGCTGCGTCCCCCCTCATTGCCCGTGCAGGTGGGGGCCGAGACACGCAGGCGGAAAGCACGACGGAAAGAGCTGGAAGCAGGGGTCCTGTGCAGCATATCTGACGAAAGTAGCCAACCCCCTGAGGAAACCCGGGGGGGTAGCATGGGAGCCAGTGATGCAgag GAGGGGCTCTGTGACGGGTTGAAAATGGACGATGGGGAAGAGGCAGAACTTGACGAAAATGGTGCTTTAATCCAGAGTAGACGG ACCCGTGAGGAGCGCAAGGCTGAGGCAATCATGCAGGTGTTTGAAAAtttggagaagaggaggaagagaggcTCACAGATCCAGGACAGAAGCCAGGGTTCTGGGACAGGAGTGGAGGAATCCAAGCAGGAGGATGCTGAACTAGGGGACAGCACAGCCCCTCTGGCTGGGACAGTCCCCATGCCAACTGGAGTGGGTGTTAGCACAAGGCGTGCTTCCTACTTTACT GAAGCTCCTCCAGAAGTTGAAAAAGTTCAGGTTGCCCCTCCtgcccccaaaccccccccagcCAGGTCATCCAAGCCTCGACCCAAGAGCCGCATATCCCGGTATCGATCAAGCTCATCACAGAGGGCCAGGCGCCAGCGGCAGGCTCTGGCCCAACAAGCTGCAGACCAAGTCCCCAGTATGACTGAGGAAGGTGCAGTTGGTACCCCTGGAAGTGAGCTGGGAGTGGGCGAAGGAGTGCTTGCTGGGGGACAGCCTGCTGACATAGATGGTCTGGCAGGGGCAGCAATAGGAGCTCCGGGCAACAAGGCTGGCCTTCGATATCCTAAAACCAAGAAG taccttgtgacagagtggttGAACGACAAGGTGCTGGAGAAACCAGAGTGCCCTGTGGAGCGGCCCCTACGCATCACCACAGATCCCACGGTGCTGGCCACCACCCTCAACATGCTGCCTGGCCTTTCACACTCACCCCTTATTTGCACCACCCCCAAACACTACGTGCGCTTTGGTTCACCGTTCACCCCGGAGAGACGCCGGCGTCCTGTTATTGTGGACGGATCCTATGGTTCGTTCAAGAAG CGATGGATCAAGCAGGCTCAGGACGAGAGTTTGAATTCATCCTGCGTTGAGGGTGGGTTGCAATCCAGCTCATCACAccaaagcaacagcagcagcagtgcttcCAGCCCCTTCAAAGCTG AAATATCAGCACCTTTCAAGAAGCGGAAATGCAAGTACTCCTGGGAGCCGCTGGTCGTGCcacaggaggagctgctgagGCCTTTGTCCCCCATCACACCACCCCTACCTTGCAACCCCCCACAGCCGTTGCTCATCCTGAGCTCCACTGATGAGAGGCACAATGGCTACAGCTTGAATTACTCTCCTCTCCCATCTCTGCCCACCAGTCGCTGCAACACGCCACTGCAGTTTGAG AATATCTCATCCCCTGAGGCATCCCCCGTGCACAGGCCAGAGTCATTGTCACCTGAG CCGTGCTTGCGCCCAGACCTGGACGGGCCACGTGCGGCACTGCCTGACCTCTCCCTTCCCTCCAGCTTGGAGAGCCCCGCAGCAACAGAGGATGCCCCCACAGTTGTACAGGAATCTTTTGGGGTAGCCCCTTTGTTGGCAGAGGCTCAGCTTCGGGAGCAGTCATTCCGGACAGAGTTCAACCTCATTTACACCTGCTCTCCCCTCAACTCCAACATGGGCGAGGGCCTTAGTGGGAGGCGCCTCTCACAGTCTGAGGGTGGCTTCTCTCCTGCAGAGTCCTTCCGGAGTTCTGCAGGTGGCCAAGGATTGCTGTTAGAGGCAGGATCAAGGCCTCTGTCACCATACATGGAGCCACACTACATGGAGAGTGGAACATCCCCACACCCTAGCAATCCCCCACAAAAGAAGAAG AGGGCCAACCTGCATACCATTAGTCTGCTGACAGGAAAGCCAGATTACCAGGCTTTATCTGTAAGAAGTGAATACAAGACAGTGCAGAATATG GTGTCCCTGCTAGAGTACCGCAAGAGGAAGCAGGGTGCCAAGGAACCAGAGGGTGGAGGTAATACCAGCAACCCAGAGCCTCCCAGCGGCCTCCGCTCCCCCCATAGCTGTTTCTCCTCCCCTGCCCACCCTTCCAtcccccaggtggaggaggtgaGTCCTCCAGACCGTAGTATGGTGTCCCACTCAAGGCCTCAGGACAGCACCAGCCATTG GATGGTTCCTACCTCCGTGGAGCGGCTGCGGGAAGGACAGGGGGTGCTGGAGCGAGTGCTGAGGGGCAGTCTCAAAATGGAGCGTGTGCTGAAGCGTGTGGAGGCTGGCGCTGATAAGGAGTCTG AACTCAATGATGCAGAGAGTTTTGAAGCCCAGGTAGTGTCACGTGCCCAAGTGTCTCCTGTGAAAAGCCCCCAGAGGTACAGCCACAGTCCCTCCATGTATCCCCATCAG TCACACCTATCAGAGACTCATCAGAAAACGGAACCTGCGGCCTTTCTGCAGCAGAGCGCCTCATCACCCTTCCGTGGGTCCTACAGCCCCTCAACCCCTTCCCCTGGTCAGGGGTACTACTCCCGCTTATCCTCACGTCCTCTGCCTCAGGACCTCTCCCAGCAACAGTCACCAAATCCAGCCCCCTCCTATCCAAACCATCCCTCATCTGTGGACTTGACATTATGTGGAACCCCTGGAAAGACTGGTGGTGCCCAGCAGCATCACCATCACCAGTTGTGCAGCAGTGGTGGCACTACCACTGGAGTGGACGGATCCCAGTTTTACAGCGGGAGCCACCTCAAACCCAGCATGTCGAACAGCGGACTGACTACGTCAGCCACCTCAGTCCCTAGGTCACTCTCGCTCCCCCAAATCAGCACCAAAACGGATACTATTGCCACCACAGGAAATCCATTGTCCCATGCCTCCAGGCTGTCCCAGCAGCCCAAGGCGCAGACCTTAAGCCCAGAGAGTTCTGGGCAAACGATGCTGCAGACGGGGGCACGGCTGTTGCCGACGTCCGGCTCCCAGCACTATGCGCAGCGTGGGACGCCCATCAGCCAGTTTCAGCATCCTCAAATCCAGGGTTCAGGAGTAAGGACACAGACGGGAAGCTACTAG